A window of the Lactuca sativa cultivar Salinas chromosome 5, Lsat_Salinas_v11, whole genome shotgun sequence genome harbors these coding sequences:
- the LOC111902508 gene encoding LOB domain-containing protein 14: MTGSGSPCGACKFLRRKCIKGCVFAPYFCHEQGATHFAAIHRVFGASNVSKLLAHLPVGDRSEAAVTIAYEAQARIQDPIYGCVSHIFALQQQVVSLQSQLTSLREQASQRSLNVPMYSDNNNPTNGTHPSYQQTQDMKNWFQQSGNSCMNMPQFDPRSMNDIMDFKSMAENYENSLPKEEEGSFSSFEEGSSYSIDSLDMQISSNQQQWGFRDHGDQDLQSVAFGYNYN; this comes from the exons ATGACAGGATCAGGTTCTCCGTGTGGTGCCTGCAAGTTCTTGAGAAGAAAATGTATAAAGGGTTGTGTGTTTGCACCTTATTTTTGCCATGAACAAGGTGCTACACATTTTGCAGCCATTCATAGGGTTTTTGGTGCAAGTAATGTGTCTAAGCTTCTTGCTCATCTGCCTGTTGGTGATCGTTCAGAAGCTGCGGTTACTATTGCTTATGAAGCTCAAGCTCGGATTCAAGATCCCATTTATGGCTGTGTTTCCCATATTTTCGCACTCCAACAACAG GTGGTTAGTTTACAATCACAGTTGACTTCTTTAAGGGAACAAGCCTCTCAAAGATCACTTAATGTGCCCATGTATTCAGATAACAATAACCCCACCAATGGAACACACCCTTCTTACCAACAAACGCAAGACATGAAGAATTGGTTTCAACAATCAGGAAATTCATGCATGAACATGCCTCAGTTCGATCCAAGATCCATGAACGATATCATGGACTTCAAGTCCATGGCGGAGAACTATGAGAATTCGCTTCCGAAAGAGGAAGAAGGTTCATTTTCGAGCTTTGAAGAAGGTTCAAGTTACTCCATTGATTCTTTGGACATGCAAATAAGCAGCAACCAGCAGCAATGGGGTTTTAGAGATCATGGTGATCAAGACCTTCAATCGGTTGCTTTCGGTTATAATTATAATTAG